Part of the Gemmatimonadota bacterium genome is shown below.
GATTTTTTTCCCGACCACCCGCCACGCGAATTTCCGGTGAGGGGGTGACAAATCGGAACAGACACAATGCGCGCAGACAATCTTGTGGGGTCAAAGAATTTTGATTTGACAGGGGCGTGCCCGCGATGGGATGCAAGAAATTGACGGGAATAGAGTTGATGTCAAGGTCGCGCAAAGACACGGCCAGGTCAATTATATCATCGTGGGTTTCTCCCATGCCGATAATGCCGCCGCTGCACGTGTCCAGGCCCGCTTTTTGGATGTTGTGCAGAGTTTTCAGGCGGTCTTCGTAGGTATGTGTAGATACAATATGCGGCGTGTGCGCTTTGCTGGTGTTGAGGTTGTGGTTTACGCGATCGACGCCAGCGTTTTTTAAGCGCTGTGCTTTTTCGCCAGTTAGCAAGCCCAAACAACAACAGATGTCGATATCTATTTCCCGTTTGATCTGGCGCACGACATCTGTGATGGCATCAACTTCATTGTCGGTGGGTGCGCGTCCGCTCGTGACAATGCAGTATCGATACGCACCGTTTTCTCTGGCTTTGCGGGCTGCATCTATCATTTCGCGAGCTGGTCGCAGGGGATATTTATCAATCGGTGCGTTTGAGACCGCCGATTGCGAGCAATAGGCACAATCTTCGGGACACAAGCCACTTTTGGCATTCATCAGCACGTGGATGTGTACTTTGCGCCCAAAATAATGATGGCGCACCTGGTATGCTGCGTGTAAAAGCGGTAGAATATCGCGGTTGGGCGTTTGAAGAACAGCGTGCATTTCAGCAGTTGACAAGCCGGTGCCGAAGAGTGCCTTTTGGGCATAAAAGGTGTACATAGTATGTCCTGAGTGTCTATACTTTCTGGGTTATCGATAAAATGCCAGGCCGAGAGCTGCGGTTGCAACAATGGCCAGAGCGGGATGCAGGTTGAGAAAATTGATGGCTACAAATGCAGCGACCGCAATCAGGGCAGTGTGCCAGGAGGTAACGGATTTGGGACACATTTCCC
Proteins encoded:
- the bioB gene encoding biotin synthase BioB — its product is MYTFYAQKALFGTGLSTAEMHAVLQTPNRDILPLLHAAYQVRHHYFGRKVHIHVLMNAKSGLCPEDCAYCSQSAVSNAPIDKYPLRPAREMIDAARKARENGAYRYCIVTSGRAPTDNEVDAITDVVRQIKREIDIDICCCLGLLTGEKAQRLKNAGVDRVNHNLNTSKAHTPHIVSTHTYEDRLKTLHNIQKAGLDTCSGGIIGMGETHDDIIDLAVSLRDLDINSIPVNFLHPIAGTPLSNQNSLTPQDCLRALCLFRFVTPSPEIRVAGGREKN